From Pongo pygmaeus isolate AG05252 chromosome 2, NHGRI_mPonPyg2-v2.0_pri, whole genome shotgun sequence, a single genomic window includes:
- the TNK2 gene encoding activated CDC42 kinase 1 isoform X15: protein MLEARPPRTQGSDAAGAAAGRGLRALLLSLTAATGLLGSMGERSAYQRLAGSEEGPQRLGGGSMQPEEGTGWLLELLSEVQLQQYFLRLRDDLNVTRLSHFEYVKNEDLEKIGMGRPGQRRLWEAVKRRKALCKRKSWMSKVFSGKRLEAEFPAHHSQSTFRKTSPAPGGPAGEGPLQSLTCLIGEKDLRLLEKLGDGSFGVVRRGEWDAPSGKTVSVAVKCLKPDVLSQPEAMDDFIREVNAMHSLDHRNLIRLYGVVLTPPMKMVTELAPLGSLLDRLRKHQGHFLLGTLSRYAVQVAEGMGYLESKRFIHRDLAARNLLLATRDLVKIGDFGLMRALPQNDDHYVMQEHRKVPFAWCAPESLKTRTFSHASDTWMFGVTLWEMFTYGQEPWIGLNGSQILHKIDKEGERLPRPEDCPQDIYNVMVQCWAHKPEDRPTFVALRDFLLEAQPTDMRALQDFEEADKLHIQMNDVITVIEGRAENYWWRGQNTRTLCVGPFPRNVVTSVAGLSAQDISQPLQNSFIHTGHGDSDPRHCWGFPDRIDELYLGNPLDPPDLLSVELSTSRPPQHLGGVKKPTYDPVSEDQDPLSSDFKRLGLRKPGLPRGLWLAKPSARVPGTKAGRGSGAEVTLIDFGEEPVVPALRPCAPSLAQLAMDACSLLDETPPQSPTRALPRPLHPTPVVDWDARPLPPPPAYDDVAQDEDDFEVCSINSTPVGAGVPAGPSQGQTNYAFVPEQARPPPPLEDNLFLPPQGGGKPPSSAQTAEIFQALQQECMRQLQVPAGSPAPSPSPGGDDKPQVPPRVPIPPRPTRPHVQLSPASSGEEETSRWPGPASPPRVPPREPLTPQGSRTPSPLVPSGSSPLPSRLSSSPGKTMPTTQSFASDPKYATPQVIQAPGPRAGPCILPIVRDGKKVSSTHYYLLPERPSYLERYQRFLHEARSPEEPAPLPLPLLLPPPSTPAPAAPTATVRPMPQAALDPKANFSTNNSNPGARPPAPRATARPPQRGCPGNGPEAGRPADKIQMVEQLFGLGLRPRGECHKVLEMFDWNLEQAGCHLLGSWGPAHHK, encoded by the exons agGCTGGGAGGCGGCAGCATGCAGCCAGAGGAGGGCACAGGCTGGCTGCTGGAGCTGCTGTCCGAGGTGCAGCTGCAACAGTACTTCCTGCGGCTCCGAGATGACCTCAATGTCACCCGCCTGTCCCACTTTGAGTACGTCAAGAATGAGGACCTGGAGAAGATCGGCATGGGCCGGCCTG GCCAGCGGCGGCTGTGGGAGGCTGTGAAGAGGAGGAAGGCCTTGTGCAAACGCAAGTCGTGGATGAGTAAG GTGTTCAGTGGAAAGCGACTGGAGGCTGAGTTCCCCGCTCATCACTCTCAGAGCACCTTCCGGAAGACCTCGCCCGCCCCTGGGGGCCCAGCAGGGGAGGGACCCCTGCAGAGCCTTACCTGCCTCATTGGGGAGAAGGACCTGCGCCTCCTGGAGAAGCTGGGCGATGGCTCCTTTGGCGTGGTGCGCAGGGGCGAGTGGGACGCGCCCTCAGGGAAGACG GTGAGTGTGGCTGTGAAGTGCCTGAAGCCCGATGTCCTGAGCCAGCCGGAAGCCATGGACGACTTCATCCGGGAGGTCAATGCTATGCACTCGCTCGACCACCGAAACCTCATCCGCCTCTACGGGGTGGTGCTCACGCCGCCCATGAAGATG GTGACAGAGCTGGCACCTCTGGGATCGTTGTTGGACCGGCTACGTAAGCACCAGGGCCACTTCCTCCTGGGGACTCTGAGCCGATACGCTGTGCAGGTGGCTGAGGGCATGGGCTACCTGGAGTCCAAGCGCTTTATTCACCGTGACCTGGCTGCCCGCAATCTGCTGTTGGCTACCCGCGACCTGGTCAAGATCGGGGACTTTGGGCTGATGCGAGCACTACCTCAGAATGACGACCATTACGTCATGCAGGAACATCGCAAGGTGCCCTTCGCCTG GTGTGCCCCTGAGAGCCTGAAGACACGCACCTTCTCCCATGCCAGCGACACCTGGATGTTCGGGGTGACACTGTGGGAAATGTTCACCTACGGCCAGGAGCCCTGGATCGGCCTCAACGGCAGTCAG ATCCTGCATAAGATCGACAAAGAGGGGGAGCGGCTGCCTCGGCCCGAGGACTGTCCCCAGGACATCTACAATGTCATGGTCCAGTGCTGGGCTCACAAGCCAGAGGACAGACCCACGTTTGTGGCCCTGCGGGACTTCCTGCTGGAG gcccagcccacGGACATGCGGGCCCTTCAGGACTTTGAGGAAGCGGACAAGCTGCACATCCAGATGAATGATGTCATCACCGTTATCGAGGGAAG GGCCGAGAACTACTGGTGGCGTGGCCAGAACACGCGGACGCTGTGTGTGGGGCCCTTCCCTCGCAACGTGGTGACCTCCGTGGCCGGCCTGTCGGCCCAGGACATCAGCCAGCCCCTGCAGAACAGCTTCATCCACACGGGGCATGGCGACAGTGACCCCCGCCACTGCTGGGGCTTCCCGGACAGGATTGACGA ACTGTATCTGGGAAACCCCCTGGATCCCCCCGACCTGCTGAGCGTGGAACTGAGCACCTCCCGGCCCCCCCAGCATCTAGGAGGGGTGAAAA AACCAACCTATGACCCTGTGAGCGAAGACCAAGACCCCCTGTCCAGCGACTTCAAGAGGCTGGGCCTGCGGAAGCCAGGCCTGCCCCGAGGGCTGTGGCTGGCGAAGCCCTCGGCGCGCGTGCCGGGCACCAAGGCCGGCCGAGGCAGCGGGGCTGAGGTCACGCTCATCGACTTTGGTGAGGAGCCCGTGGTCCCGGCCCTACGGCCCTGTGCGCCCTCCCTGGCGCAGCTGGCCATGGACGCCTGCTCCCTGCTGGACGAGACCCCGCCTCAGAGCCCCACGCGGGCACTGCCCCGGCCCCTGCACCCCACGCCTGTGGTGGACTGGGACGCACGCCCGCTGCCTCCCCCGCCCGCTTATGACGATGTGGCCCAGGATGAGGATGACTTTGAGGTCTGCTCCATCAACAGCACCCCGGTGGGCGCGGGGGTCCCTGCCGGGCCCAGCCAGGGCCAGACCAACTACGCCTTTGTGCCTGAGCAGGCGCGGCCGCCCCCTCCCCTAGAGGACAACCTGTTCCTCCCGCCCCAGGGTGGGGGCAAGCCGCCCAGCTCCGCACAGACGGCAGAGATCTTCCAGGCGCTACAGCAGGAGTGCATGAGGCAACTGCAGGTTCCAGCCGGCTCCCCGGCCCCCTCTCCCAGCCCGGGGGGTGACGACAAGCCCCAGGTGCCCCCTCGGGTACCCATCCCCCCTCGGCCCACGCGCCCACACGTCCAGCTGTCTCCAGCCTCCTCGGGCGAGGAGGAGACCAGTCGGTGGCCTGGACCTGCCTCCCCTCCCCGGGTGCCTCCACGGGAGCCCCTGACCCCTCAAGGCTCGAGGACACCCAGCCCCCTGGTACCATCTGGCAGCTCCCCGCTGCCATCCCGGCTCTCAAGCTCACCTGGGAAGACCATGCCCACCACCCAGAGCTTCGCCTCAGACCCCAAGTACGCCACCCCCCAGGTGATCCAGGCGCCTGGCCCGCGGGCCGGTCCCTGCATCCTGCCCATCGTCCGGGATGGCAAGAAGGTCAGCAGCACCCACTATTACTTGCTGCCCGAGCGACCGTCCTACCTGGAGCGCTACCAGCGCTTCCTGCATGAGGCCCGGAGCCCCGAGGAGCCGgcccccctgcctctgcctctgctgcTGCCCCCCCCCAGCACCCCAGCCCCCGCCGCCCCCACGGCCACCGTGCGGCCGATGCCCCAGGCCGCCTTGGACCCCAAGGCCAACTTCTCCACCAACAACAGCAACCCAGGGGCCCGGCCACCAGCCCCGAGGGCCACTGCTCGGCCACCACAGAGGGGCTGCCCTGGCAATGGGCCAGAGGCGGGCCGGCCAGCAGACAAGATCCAGATG GTGGAGCAGCTCTTTGGGCTGGGTCTGCGGCCCAGAGGGGAGTGCCACAAAGTGCTGGAAATGTTCGACTGGAACCTGGAGCAGGCCGGCTGCCACCTTCTGGGCTCCTGGGGCCCTGCCCACCACAAGTGA
- the TNK2 gene encoding activated CDC42 kinase 1 isoform X11, with protein MLEARPPRTQGSDAAGAAAGRGLRALLLSLTAATGLLGSMGERSAYQRLAGSEEGPQRLGGGSMQPEEGTGWLLELLSEVQLQQYFLRLRDDLNVTRLSHFEYVKNEDLEKIGMGRPGQRRLWEAVKRRKALCKRKSWMSKVFSGKRLEAEFPAHHSQSTFRKTSPAPGGPAGEGPLQSLTCLIGEKDLRLLEKLGDGSFGVVRRGEWDAPSGKTVSVAVKCLKPDVLSQPEAMDDFIREVNAMHSLDHRNLIRLYGVVLTPPMKMVTELAPLGSLLDRLRKHQGHFLLGTLSRYAVQVAEGMGYLESKRFIHRDLAARNLLLATRDLVKIGDFGLMRALPQNDDHYVMQEHRKVPFAWCAPESLKTRTFSHASDTWMFGVTLWEMFTYGQEPWIGLNGSQILHKIDKEGERLPRPEDCPQDIYNVMVQCWAHKPEDRPTFVALRDFLLEAQPTDMRALQDFEEADKLHIQMNDVITVIEGRAENYWWRGQNTRTLCVGPFPRNVVTSVAGLSAQDISQPLQNSFIHTGHGDSDPRHCWGFPDRIDELYLGNPLDPPDLLSVELSTSRPPQHLGGVKREPPPRPPQPAFFTQKPTYDPVSEDQDPLSSDFKRLGLRKPGLPRGLWLAKPSARVPGTKAGRGSGAEVTLIDFGEEPVVPALRPCAPSLAQLAMDACSLLDETPPQSPTRALPRPLHPTPVVDWDARPLPPPPAYDDVAQDEDDFEVCSINSTPVGAGVPAGPSQGQTNYAFVPEQARPPPPLEDNLFLPPQGGGKPPSSAQTAEIFQALQQECMRQLQVPAGSPAPSPSPGGDDKPQVPPRVPIPPRPTRPHVQLSPASSGEEETSRWPGPASPPRVPPREPLTPQGSRTPSPLVPSGSSPLPSRLSSSPGKTMPTTQSFASDPKYATPQVIQAPGPRAGPCILPIVRDGKKVSSTHYYLLPERPSYLERYQRFLHEARSPEEPAPLPLPLLLPPPSTPAPAAPTATVRPMPQAALDPKANFSTNNSNPGARPPAPRATARPPQRGCPGNGPEAGRPADKIQMVEQLFGLGLRPRGECHKVLEMFDWNLEQAGCHLLGSWGPAHHK; from the exons agGCTGGGAGGCGGCAGCATGCAGCCAGAGGAGGGCACAGGCTGGCTGCTGGAGCTGCTGTCCGAGGTGCAGCTGCAACAGTACTTCCTGCGGCTCCGAGATGACCTCAATGTCACCCGCCTGTCCCACTTTGAGTACGTCAAGAATGAGGACCTGGAGAAGATCGGCATGGGCCGGCCTG GCCAGCGGCGGCTGTGGGAGGCTGTGAAGAGGAGGAAGGCCTTGTGCAAACGCAAGTCGTGGATGAGTAAG GTGTTCAGTGGAAAGCGACTGGAGGCTGAGTTCCCCGCTCATCACTCTCAGAGCACCTTCCGGAAGACCTCGCCCGCCCCTGGGGGCCCAGCAGGGGAGGGACCCCTGCAGAGCCTTACCTGCCTCATTGGGGAGAAGGACCTGCGCCTCCTGGAGAAGCTGGGCGATGGCTCCTTTGGCGTGGTGCGCAGGGGCGAGTGGGACGCGCCCTCAGGGAAGACG GTGAGTGTGGCTGTGAAGTGCCTGAAGCCCGATGTCCTGAGCCAGCCGGAAGCCATGGACGACTTCATCCGGGAGGTCAATGCTATGCACTCGCTCGACCACCGAAACCTCATCCGCCTCTACGGGGTGGTGCTCACGCCGCCCATGAAGATG GTGACAGAGCTGGCACCTCTGGGATCGTTGTTGGACCGGCTACGTAAGCACCAGGGCCACTTCCTCCTGGGGACTCTGAGCCGATACGCTGTGCAGGTGGCTGAGGGCATGGGCTACCTGGAGTCCAAGCGCTTTATTCACCGTGACCTGGCTGCCCGCAATCTGCTGTTGGCTACCCGCGACCTGGTCAAGATCGGGGACTTTGGGCTGATGCGAGCACTACCTCAGAATGACGACCATTACGTCATGCAGGAACATCGCAAGGTGCCCTTCGCCTG GTGTGCCCCTGAGAGCCTGAAGACACGCACCTTCTCCCATGCCAGCGACACCTGGATGTTCGGGGTGACACTGTGGGAAATGTTCACCTACGGCCAGGAGCCCTGGATCGGCCTCAACGGCAGTCAG ATCCTGCATAAGATCGACAAAGAGGGGGAGCGGCTGCCTCGGCCCGAGGACTGTCCCCAGGACATCTACAATGTCATGGTCCAGTGCTGGGCTCACAAGCCAGAGGACAGACCCACGTTTGTGGCCCTGCGGGACTTCCTGCTGGAG gcccagcccacGGACATGCGGGCCCTTCAGGACTTTGAGGAAGCGGACAAGCTGCACATCCAGATGAATGATGTCATCACCGTTATCGAGGGAAG GGCCGAGAACTACTGGTGGCGTGGCCAGAACACGCGGACGCTGTGTGTGGGGCCCTTCCCTCGCAACGTGGTGACCTCCGTGGCCGGCCTGTCGGCCCAGGACATCAGCCAGCCCCTGCAGAACAGCTTCATCCACACGGGGCATGGCGACAGTGACCCCCGCCACTGCTGGGGCTTCCCGGACAGGATTGACGA ACTGTATCTGGGAAACCCCCTGGATCCCCCCGACCTGCTGAGCGTGGAACTGAGCACCTCCCGGCCCCCCCAGCATCTAGGAGGGGTGAAAA GGGAGCCTCCAcctcgcccacctcagcctgccttcTTCACTCAGA AACCAACCTATGACCCTGTGAGCGAAGACCAAGACCCCCTGTCCAGCGACTTCAAGAGGCTGGGCCTGCGGAAGCCAGGCCTGCCCCGAGGGCTGTGGCTGGCGAAGCCCTCGGCGCGCGTGCCGGGCACCAAGGCCGGCCGAGGCAGCGGGGCTGAGGTCACGCTCATCGACTTTGGTGAGGAGCCCGTGGTCCCGGCCCTACGGCCCTGTGCGCCCTCCCTGGCGCAGCTGGCCATGGACGCCTGCTCCCTGCTGGACGAGACCCCGCCTCAGAGCCCCACGCGGGCACTGCCCCGGCCCCTGCACCCCACGCCTGTGGTGGACTGGGACGCACGCCCGCTGCCTCCCCCGCCCGCTTATGACGATGTGGCCCAGGATGAGGATGACTTTGAGGTCTGCTCCATCAACAGCACCCCGGTGGGCGCGGGGGTCCCTGCCGGGCCCAGCCAGGGCCAGACCAACTACGCCTTTGTGCCTGAGCAGGCGCGGCCGCCCCCTCCCCTAGAGGACAACCTGTTCCTCCCGCCCCAGGGTGGGGGCAAGCCGCCCAGCTCCGCACAGACGGCAGAGATCTTCCAGGCGCTACAGCAGGAGTGCATGAGGCAACTGCAGGTTCCAGCCGGCTCCCCGGCCCCCTCTCCCAGCCCGGGGGGTGACGACAAGCCCCAGGTGCCCCCTCGGGTACCCATCCCCCCTCGGCCCACGCGCCCACACGTCCAGCTGTCTCCAGCCTCCTCGGGCGAGGAGGAGACCAGTCGGTGGCCTGGACCTGCCTCCCCTCCCCGGGTGCCTCCACGGGAGCCCCTGACCCCTCAAGGCTCGAGGACACCCAGCCCCCTGGTACCATCTGGCAGCTCCCCGCTGCCATCCCGGCTCTCAAGCTCACCTGGGAAGACCATGCCCACCACCCAGAGCTTCGCCTCAGACCCCAAGTACGCCACCCCCCAGGTGATCCAGGCGCCTGGCCCGCGGGCCGGTCCCTGCATCCTGCCCATCGTCCGGGATGGCAAGAAGGTCAGCAGCACCCACTATTACTTGCTGCCCGAGCGACCGTCCTACCTGGAGCGCTACCAGCGCTTCCTGCATGAGGCCCGGAGCCCCGAGGAGCCGgcccccctgcctctgcctctgctgcTGCCCCCCCCCAGCACCCCAGCCCCCGCCGCCCCCACGGCCACCGTGCGGCCGATGCCCCAGGCCGCCTTGGACCCCAAGGCCAACTTCTCCACCAACAACAGCAACCCAGGGGCCCGGCCACCAGCCCCGAGGGCCACTGCTCGGCCACCACAGAGGGGCTGCCCTGGCAATGGGCCAGAGGCGGGCCGGCCAGCAGACAAGATCCAGATG GTGGAGCAGCTCTTTGGGCTGGGTCTGCGGCCCAGAGGGGAGTGCCACAAAGTGCTGGAAATGTTCGACTGGAACCTGGAGCAGGCCGGCTGCCACCTTCTGGGCTCCTGGGGCCCTGCCCACCACAAGTGA